In the genome of Streptomyces sp. P3, the window GTGGCCAGAACCCATCGGCCGAGCGGGACGATCGAACCGTCCTCCTCGGCCAGCGCGACGAACCGATTCGGCGGCAGCGGGCCGAACCGGGGGTGGTCCCAGCGCACCAGCGCCTCCACGCCGCGCAGCCGGCCGTCCGACATGCCGACCAGCGGCTGGTAGTCGAGCCGGAACTCGCCGCGCTCGATGGCCGGACGCAGCGTGGAGGCCAGCGCCTGCCGGGTCATCAGATGGGCGTTGCGCTCGGGGTCGAACAGCGTCCAGCGGCCCTTGCCGTCCACCTTCGCCCAGTACAGCGTGGTGTCGGCGGCCTGCATCAGGCCGGTCGCGGTGGTGCCGGCCGCGGCCCGCTCCACCACCCCGATCGACGCGGACACGTTCAGCCGGTGCCCGGCCAGGTCGAACGGGGCCCGGAGCGTCTTGAGCACGGACTCGGCGAGGTCGGCGAGCTGGTCGGTGCCGGTGGAGTCCTCCACCAGCAGGGCGAACTCGTCCCCGCCGAGCCGGGCCACCAGTGGCACGCTCGGCCTGGTCCGCCCGGCCTCCTCGGCGCACCCGTTCAGCCGCTCGGCGACGGCGGCCAGCAGGCGGTCGCCCACCCGGTGACCGAGGGTGTCGTTGACCGCCTTGAAGCCGTCCAGGTCCAGGTAGCACAGGCCGATCCGGCCGGTGCCGCTCCGCTCGTACGCCTCCGCCTCCGCCTCCAGCGCGGCCGACACCCGCTCGAAGAACAGCGTGCGGTTGGCCAGCCGGGTCACCGGGTCGTGCATCTGCAGGTGCCGCAGCCGCGCCTGCAGATCACGCTGGGCGCTGACGTCGGCCACGGACAGCAGCACCCCGGGCGTCTCCGCCCCCGGCGTCTGGGACGCCTCCAGCGGCGAGACGGTGACCTGCGCCCACAGCGCGTGCCCGTCGGGCTGCTTCAGTCGCCGGGTGCAGCGCAGCTTGGCCCGGCGGCCGCGCAGGACCTCGCGGTAGGCGTGCCGGATCCGGGCGTCGGAGGCCAGGTCCAGCAGGTCGGAGGCGACCCGCCCGACGAGCGGGGCGCTGCCGTCGCCGAGCAGTGCGCCGAGCGCGCCGTTGGCATCGACGATCCGCCCCTCGCCGTCCACGACGGCCATGGCGAGCGGCGCCGCCGCGAAGACGGACCGGTAGGCCGCAGGCCCGCCGCTCGTACTGTTGATGTCACTCTCTGTGACGGCTGACCGGTCGAGGTCTGCCGCGGGCGTCGGCCCTTCGGACGTTCCGCTCACCGCTCGCTCCCGCAGTGCACTCGATCTCTGTCCGTGCAGGAAAGTGTGCCGATCATAGAGGCTGCCCGGGGACCCGCGCAGCCCATGCCCAGTGTCCCGGAACAACCCGGCTTTCTGACAGATCGTTTCTGCCCGCACCTGGCCCGGTTCTGCGGGCCTGCGACCGCTTGTGACGTTCCGTGAGAATTTCGGGGGTGTCGGGGTGATGCCCGCATTCCGCGTCCTCACTCGTCTGGTGCAGAAAAACAGGGCGTAATACGACAAACACACACAGTCTGGGTGGCGGTGTCCCATGAACCGCCCCCGGAGGTCTCTGTGCCGCGACTGCCGCGACTGCCGCGAGCCGTGCGCCTGCTCCCGCGCCCCCGACTGCGCGGTACCGCGGCCGTGTTCACCACCCTCACCGCGCTCGCCGCGACCTCCCTCATCGGCAACCCCTCGGTGGCCGAACCCTTCTCCGCCGCGCCCTGCGCCCTGGCCCGCACCGCGGCCCACCACTCGGAGGGCCTGGACACCTGGAACGCCGCCTACCCCCGACCGGCCCGCTCGCTGGACGCGGTGATGGTGTTCCTGTCGTTCCCCGACCATGGCCCGCTGGCCTCGCCCGCCGAACTGGCCGCCGACCACTTCCCGGCCACCAGCCGCTTCTTCGAGCAGGCGTCGTACGGCAGGTTCAGCCTGCGCTCCCATCCGCTGAAGCGGTGGATCCGCATGCCGAAGCCGTCCACCGCCTACGCCATACGGCGTGACTGGAGTTCCGATGACCGGGCCTCCTACCTGCATGACGCCCTGGCCGCCGCCGACCCCCACGTCGACTTCTCCCGCTATGACGTCGTCTACTTCGTGGCCGACCCGGACGCCCCCGGCGTCGACTCGGACGCCACGAAGGTCGTCAACCTGGACGACCCGCTGCACGCCGACGGAACCGACATCCGCCGGGTCGTCACCGTGTTCGAGAAGCACCCCCCGGACCGGCTCGTTCTCGCCCACGAGACCGGCCATGTCTTCGACCTGCCCGACCTCTACCACCGCCCCGTCGACGGCAAGGGCGACTGGGATACCTACGTCGGTGACTGGGACCTGATGGGCAGCCAGTTCGGACTCGCCCCCGACCTGTTCGCCTGGCACAAGTGGAAGCTGGGCTGGCTGGATCCGCGCCAGGTGCTGTGCCTGCGGGGCCCCGGCCCGACCCGGCTGACGCTGGAGCCGCTCGGCGCCGGACCGGGCGCCCAGGCCGCACGAGCCCCCGGGGAACCGGCCCTCGGTTCCGCGCAGCCGGCCCCGGTCCCCGTGCGGTCGGGCCCCGGGCGGCCGGTCCCCGCCCCTGTGCGGTCGGCCCCCGGGCGGCAGGTCCCCGCGGAGCCGGCCCCCGTGCCCGGCGGCGCCAGGCTCGCGGTGGTCCGCACCGGCCCCGACAGCACGCTCGCCTTCGAGGCGCGCGGCCCGGTGGGCAACGACCGCGCCGCCTGCCGCGCCGGCATCCTCGTCTACCGCGTCAGCAGCGCAGCCCGGTCGGGCCGCGGACCGGTCGAGGTGCTCGACGCCCACCCGCGCACCGAGGCCTGCTGGGAGAACTCCGTCTATCCGCCGCTCGCCGACGCCCCGGTGGCTCTCGGCGAGAGCTTCACCGTGCCGGGCGACGGCGTCCGGGTGGACGTGGAGAGCCGCTCGGCGTCGGGAGCGTGGACGCTGAGGATCACCCCCGGGACGAAGCTGTGAAGGCAAGAGAAAAGGCCCCCCGCTCACGCGAAGGGCCTTTCACTGTCGTGCGCCGCCAGGGACTCGAACCCCGGACCCGCTGATTAAGAGTCAGCTGCTCTAACCAACTGAGCTAGCGGCGCCTGCTGACGTCGTAGACCTTAGCATCCTGGTCGGGGGGAGGAGAAATCGATATGCGCACGGCCGAGCGGGCCGCCCGCACCGCCGCCCACAGCAGGATCTCGGGCCCCGGAAGCCAGGGGTGACGGGTGTCCGGGGCGACCACCCAGCGGGCGCCGCACCCCGGATCGGACGGCACCAGCGCGGGCACGGTCACCGCGTCGCCGGTGCCGTGGCACAGCAGCGGCGGCACGGTCGCGGCACGGCCGTCCTGGCGGCCCTCGGCGCTCCACTCCTCCCACTCCAGCAGCGAGGGCAGCCGCTGTGCCG includes:
- a CDS encoding bifunctional diguanylate cyclase/phosphodiesterase, encoding MSGTSEGPTPAADLDRSAVTESDINSTSGGPAAYRSVFAAAPLAMAVVDGEGRIVDANGALGALLGDGSAPLVGRVASDLLDLASDARIRHAYREVLRGRRAKLRCTRRLKQPDGHALWAQVTVSPLEASQTPGAETPGVLLSVADVSAQRDLQARLRHLQMHDPVTRLANRTLFFERVSAALEAEAEAYERSGTGRIGLCYLDLDGFKAVNDTLGHRVGDRLLAAVAERLNGCAEEAGRTRPSVPLVARLGGDEFALLVEDSTGTDQLADLAESVLKTLRAPFDLAGHRLNVSASIGVVERAAAGTTATGLMQAADTTLYWAKVDGKGRWTLFDPERNAHLMTRQALASTLRPAIERGEFRLDYQPLVGMSDGRLRGVEALVRWDHPRFGPLPPNRFVALAEEDGSIVPLGRWVLATACRQARQWQLDNPDDPPLFVSVNVAVRQVWDSDLVADVAEILAETGLAPHLLQLELTESAVMGSAGRPLQALQALSDMGVGIAIDDFGTGYSNLAYLSRLPVSVLKLDGSFVRGFQYESDKEGATPPNPADQVVVEAMIDLAHRLGLTVTAECVETSAQATRLRSIGCDTGQGWLYSRPVSPDRISELRGTAESYAVGNP
- a CDS encoding M6 family metalloprotease domain-containing protein encodes the protein MPRLPRLPRAVRLLPRPRLRGTAAVFTTLTALAATSLIGNPSVAEPFSAAPCALARTAAHHSEGLDTWNAAYPRPARSLDAVMVFLSFPDHGPLASPAELAADHFPATSRFFEQASYGRFSLRSHPLKRWIRMPKPSTAYAIRRDWSSDDRASYLHDALAAADPHVDFSRYDVVYFVADPDAPGVDSDATKVVNLDDPLHADGTDIRRVVTVFEKHPPDRLVLAHETGHVFDLPDLYHRPVDGKGDWDTYVGDWDLMGSQFGLAPDLFAWHKWKLGWLDPRQVLCLRGPGPTRLTLEPLGAGPGAQAARAPGEPALGSAQPAPVPVRSGPGRPVPAPVRSAPGRQVPAEPAPVPGGARLAVVRTGPDSTLAFEARGPVGNDRAACRAGILVYRVSSAARSGRGPVEVLDAHPRTEACWENSVYPPLADAPVALGESFTVPGDGVRVDVESRSASGAWTLRITPGTKL
- a CDS encoding bifunctional DNA primase/polymerase encodes the protein MSSAYDEALGVTPDGAAWLASAGTYPRSTLAFWEERPQAPVVLPCGAVFDVVSAPAVFGRAMLDRLWGDGPGSGPVAAFRGRTLLFAAPGTAQRLPSLLEWEEWSAEGRQDGRAATVPPLLCHGTGDAVTVPALVPSDPGCGARWVVAPDTRHPWLPGPEILLWAAVRAARSAVRISISPPPDQDAKVYDVSRRR